A DNA window from Caulobacter mirabilis contains the following coding sequences:
- a CDS encoding SDR family NAD(P)-dependent oxidoreductase — MGIQNRAVVITGVSTGIGWGATKVLVGKGLHVFGSVRKQADADRLKGEFGDAFTPLLFDVTDEAAVRAGARQVEAALEGRTLAGLVNNAGIAVAGPLMHLPIEDWRKQLEVNLTGVVVATQAFAPLLGAEGTGRKDPGRIVNISSVGGKTGNPFLAPYNTSKFGLEGLSEALRRELLPFGVDVIVVAPGAVATPIWDKADEVDSAPYANTVYAAPLDRLRAYMLAVGKAGLPPEKIGEAIHTALTAPSPKTRYTVSPTPFQVFMSEKVLSPRALDRIVGKRLGLLPGG; from the coding sequence ATGGGCATCCAGAACAGGGCGGTCGTGATCACGGGCGTCTCCACCGGCATCGGCTGGGGCGCGACCAAGGTGCTGGTCGGCAAGGGGCTGCATGTGTTCGGCAGCGTCCGGAAACAGGCCGACGCCGATCGATTGAAGGGCGAGTTCGGCGACGCCTTCACGCCCCTGCTGTTCGACGTCACCGACGAGGCCGCCGTCCGCGCGGGCGCCCGGCAGGTCGAGGCGGCGCTGGAAGGCCGGACGCTGGCCGGTCTGGTCAACAACGCCGGCATCGCCGTGGCCGGCCCGTTGATGCATCTGCCCATCGAGGACTGGCGCAAGCAGCTGGAGGTGAACCTGACCGGCGTGGTCGTCGCCACCCAGGCTTTCGCGCCCCTGCTCGGCGCCGAAGGGACCGGCCGCAAGGACCCCGGCCGGATCGTCAACATCTCCTCGGTCGGCGGCAAGACGGGCAACCCCTTCCTGGCGCCCTACAACACCTCCAAGTTCGGCCTCGAGGGGCTGTCCGAGGCGCTGCGCCGCGAGCTGCTGCCGTTCGGGGTCGACGTCATCGTGGTCGCGCCCGGCGCGGTGGCGACGCCGATCTGGGACAAGGCCGACGAGGTCGACTCAGCCCCCTACGCCAACACCGTCTACGCCGCTCCGCTCGACAGGCTGCGCGCCTATATGCTGGCCGTCGGCAAGGCCGGGCTGCCGCCGGAGAAGATCGGCGAGGCGATCCACACCGCCCTGACCGCGCCCTCGCCGAAGACCCGCTACACGGTCTCGCCGACGCCGTTCCAGGTGTTCATGTCGGAAAAGGTCCTGTCGCCGCGGGCGCTCGACCGGATCGTGGGGAAACGGCTGGGGCTGCTGCCGGGCGGCTGA